A DNA window from Thiopseudomonas alkaliphila contains the following coding sequences:
- a CDS encoding dihydrolipoyl dehydrogenase → MQTKSTDVLIIGAGTAGLYALREVKRAKKDYLVVDTGPLGTTCARVGCMPSKVLLQVAQENQALQQLVQDQVITAKPQAINDQAALKTVRQLRDRFATGAAQGAQRAAGEHLIIGKASFLSPNRVQVMTAEGQQVIEAHSIILATGSSPVVPGFLSAVADRMLTTDAVFELEHLPKRLGIMGLGAIGLELGLALARLGVQVTAADMADQLGGIQDPTIAQAAQKIFSNEMDIWLGHPAEIERTEHGVLLKAGNQAVEVDQLLVALGRKPNLAELALEKAGLPVDEKGVPLFDPHTMQIGDTRIFIAGDLNADRTLMHEACDEGAIAGYNASRTAVTAFERKVPLAIAFTQPDIVSVGASFHSLTAGNYLVGEAKANGRAIIKHDEQSLIRLYADSHSGKLLGASLLGVDTEHLGHFLALAIMQQMTVADLLQAPYYHPVVEEQLQAALQDLLKQLPQLQTGLPFGLTQKS, encoded by the coding sequence ATGCAAACAAAATCAACAGATGTACTAATCATTGGTGCAGGCACTGCTGGCTTATATGCTTTGAGAGAAGTTAAGCGCGCTAAAAAAGACTATTTAGTCGTCGATACAGGGCCGCTTGGCACCACCTGTGCCCGGGTCGGCTGTATGCCCTCTAAGGTGTTACTGCAAGTAGCACAGGAAAACCAAGCGCTACAGCAACTAGTGCAGGATCAGGTCATTACAGCAAAGCCACAAGCGATTAATGATCAAGCCGCACTCAAGACGGTGCGCCAGTTACGTGACCGATTTGCCACGGGGGCAGCACAAGGTGCTCAGCGCGCAGCAGGTGAACACTTGATTATTGGCAAGGCATCGTTTTTATCACCTAATCGGGTGCAAGTGATGACTGCCGAGGGCCAACAGGTGATCGAGGCGCATTCCATAATCTTAGCCACTGGCTCCAGTCCTGTAGTGCCTGGTTTTTTATCTGCAGTGGCTGATCGCATGTTAACGACAGATGCTGTATTTGAGCTCGAACACCTGCCTAAGCGCTTAGGTATCATGGGGCTAGGTGCCATCGGCCTAGAGTTGGGCTTAGCCCTAGCACGCTTAGGTGTGCAAGTGACTGCAGCCGATATGGCTGATCAATTAGGCGGTATTCAAGATCCCACTATTGCTCAGGCAGCGCAGAAAATTTTCTCCAATGAGATGGATATCTGGTTAGGTCATCCAGCAGAGATTGAGCGTACCGAGCACGGGGTGCTACTCAAAGCTGGCAATCAAGCGGTTGAGGTGGATCAATTGTTGGTGGCATTAGGGCGCAAGCCAAATCTAGCTGAGCTGGCACTGGAGAAAGCAGGGCTACCTGTAGATGAAAAAGGAGTACCACTCTTTGATCCGCATACCATGCAAATTGGCGACACACGTATCTTTATTGCTGGCGATTTAAATGCTGATCGAACTCTGATGCATGAAGCCTGTGATGAGGGAGCAATTGCTGGTTATAACGCCAGCCGTACAGCGGTTACTGCTTTTGAGCGTAAAGTACCTTTAGCGATTGCCTTTACTCAACCAGATATTGTGAGTGTGGGAGCAAGTTTTCACTCATTAACTGCAGGCAATTATTTGGTGGGTGAAGCCAAAGCAAATGGGCGAGCAATTATTAAGCACGATGAGCAAAGTCTGATTCGCCTGTATGCGGACTCCCATTCTGGCAAGCTGCTCGGTGCCAGCTTATTGGGTGTCGATACGGAACACCTTGGGCACTTTTTAGCGCTAGCGATTATGCAGCAGATGACAGTTGCAGATTTGCTGCAGGCACCGTATTACCATCCAGTAGTTGAGGAGCAGCTGCAAGCGGCGTTACAAGATTTACTAAAACAGCTACCGCAACTGCAAACAGGCTTACCTTTTGGATTAACCCAAAAAAGTTAA
- a CDS encoding MucB/RseB C-terminal domain-containing protein, giving the protein MTNSPVLLADQAKDLTSEQLAWLAHAQQAAVHTSYSGHLVYERKGVFATYATHHLAQNHGFTQRIVRLDNAQYELLRNQEGVLCSFSETSTQTPFYLSDWPSSLASLQHIEQNYQLSWGEESRIAGRPTYSLNFAAKDSYRYSMQLKLDQQTGVPLQTLLLNNRQQLLERTQYVSFAPGQPVPSALQASANCSRQTVQQNSHSDSVWDPKWVPTGFVKVQSSAFQVAGKTNTYNRSYSDGLVHFSVFIEPNHSRVRLPEVKKSRTLGPTALVSLSGCKHVKPPVVITVIGELPMLAIERVAHSVCPKGKGLNSD; this is encoded by the coding sequence ATGACTAATAGCCCTGTGCTTTTAGCCGATCAAGCAAAAGACCTTACTTCCGAACAGTTGGCTTGGTTAGCGCACGCGCAACAAGCCGCTGTTCATACCAGTTACAGTGGCCACCTAGTCTATGAGCGCAAAGGCGTATTTGCTACCTACGCCACTCATCACTTGGCTCAGAATCATGGCTTTACCCAACGCATTGTTCGGCTAGATAATGCCCAGTATGAGTTGCTACGTAATCAGGAGGGTGTTTTGTGCAGTTTTTCAGAAACCAGCACGCAAACACCTTTTTATTTGTCTGACTGGCCAAGCAGCCTCGCGAGCTTACAACATATAGAGCAGAACTATCAGTTAAGCTGGGGGGAAGAAAGCCGAATTGCTGGCCGCCCAACCTATAGCCTCAACTTTGCCGCAAAAGATTCTTATCGCTACTCCATGCAACTCAAACTGGATCAACAAACGGGGGTTCCCTTACAAACCTTGCTGCTTAATAACCGCCAACAGCTGTTAGAGCGCACGCAGTATGTATCATTCGCTCCTGGCCAACCTGTTCCCAGTGCACTGCAGGCCTCAGCTAACTGCAGTCGCCAAACAGTGCAACAAAACTCGCATTCAGATAGCGTATGGGATCCTAAATGGGTGCCAACAGGTTTTGTTAAAGTGCAAAGTAGCGCTTTTCAAGTAGCAGGTAAAACCAATACCTACAACCGTAGTTACAGCGATGGTTTAGTACACTTTTCTGTATTTATTGAACCTAATCATTCGCGGGTTCGCTTGCCAGAAGTTAAAAAGTCACGCACTTTAGGCCCCACTGCGTTAGTCAGCTTATCTGGCTGTAAGCACGTTAAACCACCAGTGGTCATTACGGTTATAGGGGAGTTGCCGATGTTAGCTATAGAGCGTGTTGCGCATTCTGTATGTCCTAAAGGTAAAGGTCTGAACAGTGATTAA
- the rpoE gene encoding RNA polymerase sigma factor RpoE — protein sequence MTPEDDQQLVERVQKGDKRAFDLLVLKYQHRILGLVVRFVHDPHEAQDVAQEAFVKAYRALGNFRGDSAFYTWLYRIAINTAKNYLVSRNRRPPSSDVDAGDAEFFDGDHALKDIESPERMMLRDEIKSTVQHSISQLPEDLRVALTLREFEGLSYEDIATVMKCPVGTVRSRIFRAREAVDKALQPLLNNEA from the coding sequence ATGACGCCTGAAGATGATCAGCAGCTGGTAGAGCGCGTTCAAAAAGGCGATAAGCGCGCTTTTGATTTGCTGGTACTTAAATACCAGCATCGAATTTTAGGGTTAGTAGTGCGCTTTGTGCATGATCCACATGAAGCACAGGATGTTGCTCAAGAAGCTTTTGTAAAAGCTTATCGGGCCTTAGGAAACTTTCGAGGTGATAGTGCGTTCTATACATGGCTATATCGAATCGCTATAAACACCGCAAAAAACTACTTGGTTTCACGTAATCGACGTCCACCCAGTAGTGATGTGGATGCGGGGGACGCTGAGTTTTTTGATGGTGATCACGCGCTGAAAGATATTGAAAGCCCAGAACGTATGATGCTGAGGGATGAGATCAAGTCAACGGTACAACATAGCATTAGCCAGCTACCAGAGGACTTGCGAGTAGCTCTCACTTTGCGTGAGTTCGAAGGATTAAGTTATGAAGACATTGCTACGGTTATGAAATGTCCCGTTGGAACGGTACGGTCACGAATTTTTAGAGCCAGGGAAGCAGTAGATAAGGCGCTACAACCTTTATTGAATAATGAAGCTTGA
- a CDS encoding sensor histidine kinase has translation MNFSLYQLLLISLVYLGCLFGVAWISERGWIPQKIQQHPAIYVLSLGVYASAWAFYGSVALAHQYSYGYLAIYLGISGAFFLSPVLLHPFLQLARKYQLTSLADVFAFRYRSQGVGTLTTLGLLIGCLPLLALQIQAVAESIQLLSPQLPPLASALIFCIAIGLFAILFGAKQVASGEKHEGLVFAMAFESLLKVIALLLIGGYLLFQVLGGLSGLETWLHTHQAQLNALHTPLQDGPWRTLLLIFFAAAIVMPHMYHMIFTENKNPRAMNTASWGVPLLLLLLSLPIPIILWAGLKLNLAAEPQYFTLAVGIHLEQPMLALLAYTGGLSAASGLIIVLTLALSGMLLNHVLLPLYQPKHTTNIYRWLRGARRWLIIALLMLAFVFYLLLQARHSLSQLGLISFVSSLQFLPAALSVLYWPAANKKGFIAGVTLGLITWFVCLLLPTFIPLEQLGLGHFNFSDSITGNSWHLAAIFALLVNTLTFAGVSLFSSRSVEETLAAETCCINQARQHLHSELEASSAQDFATALAKPLGAVTAQRELEQALRELEYSYDEQRPFALRRLRQQLQVNLSSLMGPSIAQEIISSFIPYKKQAHSFRSEDLHLIESRLEDYQSRLTGLAAELDTLRRFHRQTLQDLPLGVCSLAKDQEIFIWNKALEVMTGIAASRVIGSRLDALDEPWRSILLNFYLSQEAHWYKYPLKSNYESRWLNLHKAAIDDSPNQHYQAKAVVLLIEDTTETQRLESYLEHAERLASIGRLAAGVAHEIGNPVTGIACLAQNQLADYANDPEILENSQAILEQTQRITAIVQSLMNFSHAGEQHAITPYAACSIRAVCQQAISLLELNKAAKEVHFVNLCATEHNVLGDQQRLVQVMVNLLSNARDASPVLGGITLCSRLKGSYIELQVEDQGHGIEQAHLKRIFEPFFTTKDPGQGTGLGMAMVFSIIEQHQGKIDIISPALPEQQKGTRIIIQLPAALTASPLLPVTQAVNFEV, from the coding sequence ATGAACTTTAGCCTTTATCAGCTACTGTTGATTAGCCTGGTGTATTTAGGCTGCTTATTTGGCGTGGCGTGGATCAGCGAACGGGGCTGGATTCCGCAAAAGATTCAACAACACCCAGCCATTTATGTCTTATCTCTGGGAGTTTATGCCAGTGCTTGGGCATTTTATGGCTCGGTGGCGCTAGCCCATCAATACAGTTATGGCTACTTGGCGATTTATCTGGGTATTTCTGGCGCTTTTTTCTTATCTCCAGTTCTACTGCATCCATTTTTACAGTTAGCCCGCAAGTATCAGTTAACCTCATTAGCCGATGTGTTTGCCTTTCGTTATCGTAGCCAAGGTGTAGGCACACTGACTACCTTAGGCTTACTGATAGGTTGCTTACCGCTGTTAGCTCTACAAATTCAAGCTGTTGCTGAAAGCATTCAATTACTAAGCCCACAATTACCACCCTTGGCATCAGCGTTAATTTTTTGTATCGCAATTGGCTTATTTGCCATTTTGTTCGGTGCCAAGCAGGTGGCTTCAGGGGAGAAACATGAAGGTTTAGTCTTTGCTATGGCCTTTGAGTCTTTACTCAAAGTCATCGCTTTACTGTTGATTGGCGGCTATTTGCTGTTTCAAGTACTGGGTGGGCTTTCTGGATTAGAGACTTGGCTACACACCCATCAAGCTCAACTAAACGCCCTACATACCCCATTACAAGATGGTCCTTGGCGCACCTTATTGTTGATATTTTTTGCCGCTGCAATTGTGATGCCACACATGTATCACATGATTTTTACCGAAAATAAAAATCCGCGGGCAATGAATACTGCCAGCTGGGGCGTCCCTTTGTTACTGCTCTTACTGAGCTTACCGATTCCGATTATTTTATGGGCAGGGTTAAAACTTAATTTAGCCGCTGAGCCACAGTACTTTACTTTGGCGGTAGGAATTCACTTAGAGCAACCAATGCTGGCCTTATTGGCTTACACCGGCGGCTTGTCGGCAGCGAGCGGCTTGATTATTGTACTAACTTTAGCGTTATCCGGCATGTTGCTAAACCATGTTTTACTGCCGCTTTATCAGCCTAAACACACCACTAATATTTATCGCTGGTTGCGTGGCGCAAGACGCTGGTTAATTATTGCGCTGTTAATGCTGGCTTTTGTATTTTATTTATTGTTACAAGCAAGACACAGTCTTTCCCAGTTGGGGTTAATTTCATTCGTCTCTTCCCTGCAGTTCTTGCCCGCTGCTCTGTCAGTCCTGTATTGGCCTGCGGCTAATAAAAAAGGTTTTATTGCTGGAGTGACCTTAGGCTTAATCACGTGGTTTGTGTGTTTGCTGCTACCTACCTTTATTCCTTTAGAACAACTAGGCTTAGGTCATTTTAATTTTTCGGATTCTATTACCGGCAATAGCTGGCACCTAGCTGCTATTTTTGCCTTGCTGGTTAATACCCTAACCTTTGCCGGCGTCTCGTTATTTAGCAGTCGTAGCGTTGAAGAAACGCTAGCGGCCGAAACCTGTTGCATCAATCAGGCGCGCCAGCATTTGCATAGCGAATTAGAGGCAAGCTCTGCACAAGACTTTGCCACCGCACTGGCCAAACCCTTAGGTGCGGTCACCGCTCAACGAGAGCTGGAGCAGGCCTTACGTGAGCTGGAATACAGCTACGATGAACAACGTCCTTTTGCCTTACGCCGCTTACGCCAGCAATTGCAAGTGAATCTATCTAGCTTGATGGGCCCCAGTATTGCACAAGAAATTATTAGCAGTTTTATTCCCTATAAAAAACAAGCCCACAGCTTTCGTAGTGAAGACCTGCATCTAATTGAATCACGCTTAGAAGACTACCAGTCACGCCTAACCGGTTTAGCTGCAGAACTTGATACCTTACGTCGCTTTCACCGACAAACCTTGCAAGATTTGCCTTTGGGTGTTTGCTCACTGGCTAAAGATCAGGAAATTTTTATTTGGAATAAAGCCCTTGAGGTCATGACCGGAATAGCCGCTTCACGGGTGATAGGCTCACGCTTAGACGCTCTAGATGAGCCATGGCGCAGTATTTTGCTAAACTTTTATCTCAGCCAAGAAGCTCATTGGTATAAATATCCGCTTAAAAGTAACTATGAGTCCCGTTGGTTAAATTTACACAAAGCAGCGATTGATGATTCGCCCAACCAGCACTATCAAGCCAAGGCCGTGGTACTCCTGATTGAAGACACCACTGAAACCCAGCGCCTAGAAAGTTATTTAGAGCATGCGGAGCGTTTAGCCTCTATCGGGCGCTTAGCTGCTGGAGTGGCCCATGAAATTGGTAACCCGGTTACCGGCATTGCCTGCTTAGCCCAAAACCAGCTGGCCGATTATGCCAATGACCCAGAAATTCTAGAAAACAGCCAGGCTATCTTAGAGCAGACCCAGCGTATAACGGCTATTGTGCAATCTTTGATGAACTTCTCCCATGCCGGTGAGCAACATGCCATCACGCCCTATGCCGCGTGCTCTATTAGAGCGGTTTGCCAGCAAGCCATTAGCCTATTGGAATTGAATAAAGCAGCCAAGGAGGTGCACTTTGTTAATCTATGTGCAACTGAACATAATGTCTTGGGTGATCAGCAACGTTTAGTCCAGGTTATGGTTAACCTGTTAAGCAATGCCCGTGATGCAAGTCCTGTTCTTGGGGGGATTACCTTGTGCTCGCGCCTGAAGGGCTCTTATATTGAATTGCAGGTTGAGGACCAGGGGCATGGTATTGAGCAGGCGCACCTTAAACGAATTTTTGAGCCATTTTTTACGACCAAAGATCCTGGCCAAGGCACAGGGTTAGGTATGGCAATGGTGTTTTCGATTATTGAGCAGCACCAAGGTAAAATTGACATTATCAGTCCTGCTCTACCCGAGCAGCAAAAAGGCACACGAATTATCATTCAGTTGCCTGCGGCCTTAACCGCGAGTCCATTACTGCCTGTTACTCAGGCGGTGAATTTTGAGGTATAA
- a CDS encoding DegQ family serine endoprotease: MSKMKTCIAAVFSVFLLSSNVTLAKELPDFTQLVEQSSPAVVNISTRQKVNTQAQRAPQHLMPDLEGLPPIFREFFEHSFPQPRQAPRGQQPQAQSLGSGFIISQDGYILTNNHVIDGADEILVRLSDRSELQAKLIGADPRTDVALLKVEGKNLPVAKIGQSNDLKVGEWVLAIGSPFGFEHSVTKGIVSAKGRSLPNENYVPFIQTDVAINPGNSGGPLFNLKGEVVGINSQIFTRSGGFMGLSFAIPMDVAMGVAEQLKAEGKVNRGWLGVIIQEVNKELAESFGLDKPAGALVVQILEDGPAAKSKLQVGDIILSVNQRAITLSSDLPHYIGTLKAGDTAKLEVLRSGKKQNIAVKVGGLPEEGAAQASAAKQSSNSRLGMSVQDLTKEQLKQLEITSGVVVNHVEQGPAALIGLRPGDVITHLNQQTIESAKAFSKIVAELPAGKSLSMRVLRQGRASFISFKLSK; the protein is encoded by the coding sequence ATGAGCAAAATGAAAACGTGCATTGCCGCGGTATTTTCAGTCTTTTTATTGAGCAGCAATGTAACTCTAGCTAAAGAACTGCCTGATTTTACTCAGCTGGTAGAGCAGTCCTCCCCAGCAGTTGTAAATATCAGTACGCGGCAAAAAGTTAACACCCAGGCGCAGCGAGCACCACAGCATTTAATGCCAGACCTCGAAGGTTTGCCGCCCATTTTCCGTGAATTCTTTGAACATAGTTTCCCGCAGCCACGCCAAGCGCCACGCGGTCAGCAACCACAAGCACAATCTTTAGGCTCTGGTTTTATTATCTCGCAAGATGGTTATATTTTAACCAACAATCATGTGATCGATGGGGCTGACGAGATTTTAGTTCGCCTATCAGATCGCAGCGAGTTACAAGCTAAGCTAATTGGCGCTGATCCTCGCACTGATGTGGCGCTGCTTAAAGTAGAGGGTAAAAATTTACCTGTGGCTAAAATCGGTCAGTCGAACGATCTAAAGGTGGGTGAGTGGGTATTGGCCATTGGCTCACCTTTTGGTTTTGAACACTCGGTTACCAAAGGCATTGTTTCAGCTAAAGGTCGTAGCCTGCCCAACGAAAACTATGTGCCTTTTATTCAAACTGATGTTGCAATTAACCCAGGTAATTCTGGTGGCCCTTTATTTAACCTTAAAGGTGAGGTGGTGGGGATTAACTCACAAATCTTTACCCGTTCAGGGGGATTTATGGGGCTTTCCTTTGCGATTCCTATGGATGTAGCAATGGGTGTTGCCGAGCAGCTAAAAGCTGAGGGTAAAGTGAATCGTGGTTGGTTAGGTGTCATTATTCAAGAAGTGAATAAGGAATTAGCTGAATCCTTTGGTTTAGATAAGCCCGCTGGTGCTTTAGTGGTGCAGATTTTAGAAGATGGCCCTGCAGCTAAAAGCAAGCTACAAGTAGGCGACATTATTTTATCCGTAAACCAGCGAGCAATTACTTTATCTTCAGATTTACCGCACTATATTGGCACTTTAAAAGCAGGCGATACCGCCAAGCTGGAAGTGTTACGCTCGGGTAAAAAACAAAATATTGCAGTTAAAGTGGGTGGCTTGCCTGAAGAGGGAGCAGCACAAGCTAGCGCTGCTAAGCAAAGCAGTAATAGCCGCTTAGGTATGAGTGTGCAAGACTTGACCAAAGAGCAATTAAAGCAGCTGGAAATTACGAGTGGCGTGGTTGTGAATCATGTTGAACAAGGTCCTGCGGCATTAATTGGATTGCGTCCAGGTGATGTTATCACACACTTGAACCAGCAAACCATTGAGTCAGCTAAAGCCTTTAGTAAAATCGTCGCTGAGTTACCTGCCGGCAAATCATTGTCGATGCGAGTGCTACGTCAAGGGCGAGCCAGCTTCATTTCATTTAAATTATCTAAGTAA
- the lepA gene encoding translation elongation factor 4, with translation MSDLSHIRNFSIIAHIDHGKSTLADRFIQICGGLSEREMANRVLDSMDLEQERGITIKAHSVTLGYTAEDGKTYQLNFIDTPGHVDFSYEVSRSLAACEGALLVVDAGQGVEAQSVANCYTAIEQGLEVMPVLNKIDLPQADPERVQEEIEHVIGIDATDAVTCSAKTGLGVENVIERLIKTIPAPEGEINAPLQALIIDSWFDNYLGVVSLVRVKHGRVKKGDKILVKSTGKVHQVDSVGVFNPKHTNTAELKAGEVGFIVAGIKEIQGAPVGDTLTLSNTPEVEMLPGFQRVKPQVYAGVFPVSADDFEAFRDALERLTLNDAALQYEPESSEALGFGFRIGFLGMLHMEIIQERLEREYDLDLITTAPTVVFETVMKNGDIIYVDNPSRMPDPANIQEMREPIVKATILVPQEHLGSVITLCVEKRGVQTDMQFMGNQVQVCYDLPMNEVVLDFFDRLKSVSRGYASLDYAFDRFQAANLSRLDILINGEKVDALALIVHRDIAVSRGRLLAEKMKDLIPRQMFDVAIQAALGGQVIARTTVKALRKNVLAKCYGGDVSRKRKLLEKQKAGKKRMKQVGNVEIPQEAFLAVLRVDD, from the coding sequence GTGAGTGACTTGAGTCATATTCGTAATTTTTCAATCATTGCCCATATTGACCACGGTAAGTCTACCTTGGCAGATCGATTCATTCAGATTTGTGGCGGCCTTAGTGAACGTGAAATGGCCAACCGCGTGTTGGACTCCATGGACCTTGAGCAAGAGCGTGGAATCACCATTAAAGCTCACAGTGTGACCTTAGGTTATACCGCAGAAGATGGTAAAACCTATCAGCTAAACTTTATTGATACGCCAGGCCACGTTGACTTTAGCTATGAAGTTAGTCGCTCATTAGCAGCCTGTGAAGGCGCATTATTAGTAGTCGATGCTGGACAGGGGGTTGAAGCTCAGTCAGTGGCTAACTGTTACACCGCCATTGAGCAAGGCCTTGAAGTGATGCCGGTGTTAAACAAAATTGATTTACCCCAGGCTGATCCTGAGCGGGTACAAGAAGAAATTGAGCACGTCATTGGAATTGATGCAACGGATGCCGTGACCTGTAGCGCTAAAACCGGACTAGGAGTAGAAAACGTTATTGAGCGTTTAATCAAAACTATTCCTGCTCCAGAAGGTGAAATTAATGCACCACTACAAGCCTTGATCATCGACTCTTGGTTTGATAACTACTTAGGCGTCGTTTCTTTAGTGCGCGTCAAACACGGTCGCGTGAAAAAAGGCGATAAAATTTTAGTGAAGTCGACGGGTAAAGTTCACCAAGTTGATAGTGTTGGGGTGTTTAATCCTAAACATACCAATACGGCTGAACTTAAAGCCGGTGAGGTTGGCTTTATTGTTGCGGGTATTAAAGAAATTCAAGGCGCACCAGTTGGTGATACCTTAACCTTATCTAACACACCTGAAGTAGAAATGCTGCCCGGATTCCAACGGGTAAAACCTCAGGTTTATGCCGGTGTATTCCCAGTTAGTGCCGATGACTTTGAAGCCTTTCGTGATGCTTTAGAGCGTTTAACCCTCAATGATGCCGCGCTACAATACGAGCCCGAAAGCTCGGAAGCTCTTGGTTTTGGTTTCCGGATTGGCTTTTTAGGCATGTTGCACATGGAAATTATTCAAGAGCGTCTCGAGCGTGAGTACGATCTTGATTTAATTACTACTGCACCAACGGTTGTATTTGAAACCGTGATGAAAAATGGCGACATTATTTATGTCGACAACCCTTCCCGGATGCCTGATCCTGCCAACATCCAAGAAATGCGGGAACCGATCGTTAAAGCCACGATCCTAGTTCCTCAAGAGCACCTTGGTAGTGTGATTACGCTCTGCGTTGAAAAGCGTGGGGTGCAAACTGACATGCAGTTTATGGGAAATCAAGTGCAAGTCTGCTATGACCTTCCTATGAATGAAGTGGTGCTTGATTTCTTTGACCGACTAAAATCAGTGAGCCGTGGTTACGCCTCACTTGACTACGCTTTTGATCGTTTCCAAGCAGCGAATTTATCGCGCTTAGATATTTTAATTAATGGCGAAAAAGTCGATGCATTGGCGCTGATTGTGCACCGTGATATTGCTGTTAGTCGTGGCCGTCTACTGGCCGAAAAAATGAAAGACTTAATTCCGCGGCAAATGTTTGATGTGGCCATTCAAGCGGCTTTAGGTGGACAAGTGATTGCCCGTACCACAGTTAAAGCACTACGTAAGAACGTACTGGCCAAATGTTATGGTGGGGACGTTAGCCGTAAGCGTAAACTGTTAGAAAAACAAAAAGCAGGTAAAAAACGCATGAAGCAAGTAGGTAACGTAGAAATTCCACAAGAGGCATTCTTAGCTGTGCTAAGAGTGGATGATTAA
- a CDS encoding SoxR reducing system RseC family protein, which produces MIKEQGTIIATDAVNQVAWVAVQKHTACGACKARAGCGHGKLADLLQTANSPQVSTLNLPLNSNQYFTPGDTVEVAIPEQGLLLASVLGYLLPLLGLLSGLLTSAAFDASEPLIILSSFFGLFAGLLLARMISNRYMRRGTLAPQLSKSSSITNLS; this is translated from the coding sequence GTGATTAAAGAGCAGGGCACAATTATTGCAACCGATGCCGTCAATCAAGTGGCTTGGGTTGCGGTACAAAAGCATACAGCCTGTGGAGCCTGTAAGGCTCGAGCAGGTTGCGGCCATGGTAAATTAGCCGATTTATTGCAAACAGCTAACAGTCCACAGGTAAGCACCCTTAATCTTCCTTTAAACTCCAACCAATATTTTACTCCAGGGGATACCGTCGAAGTGGCTATTCCCGAGCAAGGGTTATTGTTGGCTTCTGTTCTGGGCTATTTGCTGCCATTGCTTGGGCTATTGTCAGGCTTACTAACGAGTGCTGCATTCGATGCCTCAGAGCCACTGATAATTCTTTCAAGTTTTTTCGGGCTCTTTGCAGGCTTGCTGCTTGCTCGTATGATAAGCAATCGGTACATGCGGCGGGGCACGCTTGCTCCGCAACTTAGCAAAAGTTCTTCAATTACTAATTTAAGTTAA
- a CDS encoding sigma-E factor negative regulatory protein: MSNKESLQQALSALLDNQADDLQLQRILQSLDDSEVRETWVRYNVARDASLAADAQFAGVDLSAGIKQAIEQAEDSLDTQTSEQPAARSMPVFGRLSKVAIAASVTLAVLAGVRFFNQSELASTELTADAGEPMEMLEAVGMPGQTSELTSFNESKHSPVAEALEGEGNWHNDRLPEYLRRHAQQAPAHADTDTQVTPVNTAQE, translated from the coding sequence ATGAGTAATAAAGAAAGCTTGCAGCAAGCGTTATCTGCTTTGTTGGATAATCAAGCAGATGACTTGCAGTTGCAACGAATACTTCAATCCCTAGATGACTCAGAAGTACGTGAGACCTGGGTGCGCTATAATGTGGCACGCGATGCAAGTCTAGCTGCAGATGCACAGTTTGCAGGTGTCGATCTCTCTGCAGGCATCAAACAGGCGATCGAGCAGGCTGAAGATAGCTTAGATACTCAAACCTCTGAGCAACCAGCCGCTCGCTCAATGCCTGTTTTTGGTCGTTTAAGCAAAGTCGCGATTGCAGCCTCAGTGACCTTAGCGGTATTGGCTGGTGTGCGTTTTTTCAATCAGAGTGAATTAGCTTCCACAGAGCTTACGGCAGATGCTGGTGAGCCAATGGAAATGCTTGAAGCTGTGGGCATGCCTGGACAAACCTCCGAGTTAACCAGCTTTAATGAAAGCAAACATAGCCCAGTGGCAGAGGCCTTAGAAGGTGAGGGTAACTGGCATAATGATCGTCTGCCAGAGTATTTACGCCGCCATGCCCAGCAAGCACCTGCTCACGCCGATACCGATACCCAAGTAACGCCAGTTAATACCGCACAAGAGTAA